The Rhodothermales bacterium nucleotide sequence GAGCCAGGACTGCTTCTCCCCCGCTAACGCCAGCGCGCCGCGTTCGGTCAGACGGTAATATTTGCGGTCCGGGCCTTCCTCGGACGGCCGCCAGAACGCCTCGATCAGGCCCTGATTCTCAAGGCCATGAAGGAGGGGATAGAGCTTGCCGGGCGTCCACTGGATTTGCCCGTCGGAGATCGTCCGTACGCGCTGGATGATTTCGTAACCGTACATCGCCTGGTCGGCGAGGAGGGTCAGGATAATGGGCCTCACGGAGGCCGCGACAAGCGGTTTGGGTAGCATGGTGGCCGGGTTCGTAGATGCTATATACGATTTTTATATAGCCATCTACGACGCCTGCCGAATCGGGTTTCAAACGCCAGGTGGGTGGGATGCGGTTTGAGGTGAAATCGCCGCAGCCGGCTTACTCCGAGGCCGCGTTTGGATCGGGGTGGAACTGGATCTCTCGGACCTCGACCACCGCGCCCCAGACCATCCCCTTGCGCGCCCAGTCGAGCGCTTCTTCGAGATGTGCGGCTTCGAGAATCAACAGGCCGCCGATGTGCTCTTTGGTCTCGATGTACGGCCCGTCGGTGACGGTGATCTTGCCATCGGGCTGCGGCCGCAGGGTCTTGGTCTCGCTGGCCGGGGTAAGGCCGCAGGCAAACTTCCGGGCGCCGGCGGCGATGAGTTCGCGGTTCACCGCGTAGATCGTTTCGACCATCTCTTCTGTGAGCGTGGACGGGTCGAAATCGTCGGGCAGATAACTGGCAATCAGATACTGAGGCATGGTGATGCGTTGGCTAAGGGTTCGATGTTCAGGCGCTATCGGGTGCCGGGCACGTTGTGACCGGTGATCGCGCTACACCAGATAGTCGTCCGGCCGATCCGAAATCGACAGCGGCGCCGAAATTTATTTTGACCGTCCCCACGCGACACGCACGACCCGCGCCGGATTCACGCGAGCTGCCGGATTCGCTCGGCGAGGAAATGCCGCTCCGGTTCCTGCTGGGTCAGCGCCAGCGCGCTTTCGTAGGAGGCTTTCGCCTCTGCGCTCAGACCGAGCCGGCGCAGCAGGTCGGCGCGGGCGGCGTGGGCGAGCGGGTACGCCGTCAGGAGGCCCCGCGCCAGCAGCGCATCGATCTCCGCCAGGCCGGCCTCGGGTCCCTCGCACTCCGCAAGGGCCACCGCGCGGTTCAGTTCGACTACCGGCGAGGGGTGCATCTCCAGCAGCCGGTCGTACAGCCGCGTGATCTCGCGCCAGTCCGTTTCCGCCGTGGAGGCGCTTTCGGCATGCACGGCCGCGATGGCCGCCTGCAACGTGTAGGCGCCGAACCGGCCCGATCCGAGCGCCTGCCGGGTGAGCGCGATGCCTTCGGCGATGAGGGCGCGGTCCCACATCGACCGGTCCTGCGCCTCCAGCAGGATGAGGCTGCCGTCGGGCGCGGCGCGGGCGGCGCGGCGGGATTCCTGCAGCAGCATCAGCCCGAGCAGTCCGGTCGCCTCGGGTTCATCGATGGCCTGAAGCGGCAGCAGGTCGATCACGAGGCGGCCCAGGCGGATGGCTTCGCGGCTCAGTTCGGCGCGCGTAGCATCAGCGGAATACCCTTCGTTGAAGATCAGGTAGACGACCTGCAGAACGGACGCCAGCCGCTCCGGCACGTCCTGCGGCGCCGGCACCTGGTAGGGGATCCGTTTTTCCCGGATGACCGCCTTGGCGCGCACGATGCGCTGGGCCAGCGTCGCCGGCGCGACCAGAAAGGCCCGGGCGATCTCGGGTGTCGTCAGGCCGCAGACTTCGCGCAGGGTGAGCGCCACCTGGGCTTCCTGCGGCAGGACGGGGTGGCAGCAGGTGAAGATGAGCCGGAGCCGATCGTCTTCGATCGCGTCATCGCTCGCAGCAAGATCCGGATCGGCCTCCTCGAACGCCGCGTCCGTGTCGGGAGTCATCTCCAACGGTGTCCGGTCGCGCCGCGCGCGCCGGCGGAGGCCGTCGATGGCCTTGAAGCGCGCCGTCGAGATCAGCCAGGGCCGCGGGTTGGCGGGCACCCCCGTCCGCGGCCACGCCTCGAGCGCCGCCGCGAAGGCTTCTTGCATCGCCTCTTCCGCCAGATCCAGGTCTCCGAGGAGGCGCACCAGCGTCGCCAGCACCCGGCCCGACTCCGCGCGGTACAGCGTTTCAATGGTTTTGTTGAGGGGTTCGGGCACAGGAGGAGACGGGTTGGCGAGCTGACTTGCCGGCGTATTTCATCAACGACCGTATTTCATCATCGACCTGCATTCCCCATACCATAATCCGCCCCCGACAGGCTCTCCAGCACGGACGCCTGCCAGGCCTCGAGCGCGGCCTGCATCGTCGCCGCTACGGCGGGCTCGCGGCCGGCGAGGTCGACGGTTTCAGCCGGGTCGGCCTCGATGTCGAACAGTTCGAGCACCGGGGCGCTATCGGGGCCGTCGCGGACGACCAGCTTGTACCGGTTGTCCACCATCGCGCGGGGGCCACGGCGGTCGCCGGCGGTGATTTCGGGGAAACGGTAGTTCGTGAAATTGCGCGTGGCGATGCCGTTCATCAGCTTGACGAGCGGCGTGGTGCCGCGCTGCAGGTCGGGGTCGATCCAGGGCTGGAGGTCCCGGCCGGCGAGCTGCCGCGTGTCGTACTGCCAGAAAAAGATGGGCTCGGGGCGCGTGTCGAGCGTGCCGTCGAGCACCGGGCCGAGGTCGCGCCCGTCCAGGGGCCGGCCGGAGGGCACGGACACGCCGGCGATCGCGGCGAGCGTCGGGAGGAAGTCGCTGGTGACGGCCGGCACGCGTGTCGCACACGGCGTCGCGATCCGCGCCGGCCACTCGACGACGGCGGGCACCCGCGTCCCGCCCTCGTAGACATCGCCCTTGGCGCCCCGCAGCGGCGTATCGACGCTCTCGCCGGGCGGCGTCCCGTTGTCGCCGACGTACCACACGATCGTGTTGTCGCGCAGATCCTGATCGCGCAGATAGTCGCGTAGCCGGCCGATGGCGCGGTCCATGGCGGTGATTTCGGCGTAGCGTTCGCGGAGGGCGTCGCCGAGGGCGCGGCGCACGGGGCGGCCGGTCTCGTTCGAGGTCAGCGTGATGGAGTCGCGGCCGGCATAGCGGGCCGGCAGGTCGTCGTACAGCGCGAGGTCTTCGGGCAGCCCGCTGTAGGGCTCGTGCGGCGAGGCGAACCAGACGAACGCCAGGAAGGGGCGGTCCTGCTCCCGGGCCTCGTCGATGAATCGGAGGGTCCGGTCGATCAGCACCGCCGAACTTTCGCCCGGGTAGACGCGGGGCGGGCCGCCGTTGTCCGACAGCGGCGGATCGAGTTCGAAGAAGTTGTCGTGCGAGAGCCATTCGTCGAAGCCCATCGCGCCCGGGTTGGTGGGCGACGCCGCATCGACGGGGCCCACGTGCCACTTCCCGAAATGCCCACGCAGGTAGCCGGCCTCGCCCAGCAGATCGGCGAGGGTGATCTCCTCGGGGCGGATCGAGTAGTTGGGCGTGAAGGTGCCGTAGCGGTTCGGGTGCCGTCCCGTGAGGATGCTGCCGCGCGTGGGCGAGCAGGTCGGGTGGGCGGCGTAGAAGTGGTCGAACCGGAGCCCTTCCGCGGCCATGGCGTCCAGCACCGGGGTCCGGACGACCGGGTGCCCGTTGTAACCGGTCTCCTCCCAGCCGTGGTCATCCCTGAGGAGCAGGATGATGTTGGGCGCGGGCGGGGCGGGGCGTCAGGCCGGCAGCCGGCGAGGGCGACGACGAAAGCAGGGCGATCCAGGGGAACGAACGATTTCATGGCTCAGGGGTGTGCGTGGCCGGGCTCGGGTTGTCGTAGGACGCCTCGGTGCCTGTAGGCATCTACCGTGTTTGGAGCACGATGGACTGATAGACAAATTCAATGGATTCGACCGCAAATTCGTCGCGTGACGCGTTTGCCAGGGGTGCCGCGGTGTAGCGAACCGGAAAGGCCTGATGCACCGTCCAGACCGCCGCCGGCAATCCCTCCTCATCCTGCAGACTGAGGGTCATCGTCCTGGTCTCGATGGCGCCTGACAGATTCCCCTGATGCATCATCTCGACCCAGTCCCAGAACTTCGTACGCCGGAGAATCCCTCGTTTCAAGGTCAGTTTTGGCTGCGCGGAGAGCGGCGGCGGGTTGTGTAACGAGAAATTCGGACGTTCCGACGACGGTTCGTCGAGGGGCACCGATCCGGCATCGATACCGGAGACTTCCTGGAACCACATCACATCTTCTTCGCAGCGTATTTCAAAGTAAAACGGCCGCAAAAAAGACGAGCCGGAAGCGTCAAGGGGTCGGTTTTGATCCATGAGAGCTGCGTGATACCGTTGTTACCGATTGGAGCGGTGCCACGCGCGGCGCCCCCTCAGCACATGCTGCAGGTCGCGCCACGCGAGATCGTCGTGGCGCGATCACACCAGCCCTTGAACACGCATTTCTCCGAGTACGATGGCGGTGGCGTAGGTCGTCCAGAGTGCGACGGGCAGGATGAGCAGGCCGGCGCGCGCGTTGAGCGCCCCGACGCCGTACGCCGCCACGAGCGCCAGCCCGATCACGACGAGGTTGCCGATCAATCCAAACCAGAGCGCCGAGACACCCGTCAGCCGGGCCAGTCCGATGGTGTAGTACGCATACGACGCACAGACCACGGCCAGGATCAAGATCAGCCAATCCGCTCCCGTGCCGGGATGCGCTTTGAGCAGCAGATAACGCGCCGTGCCGAGCAGGGTAAAGAGTACGAACCAGGCCAGCGGGATGACATATCCGGGCGGCTCGAACCACAACCGCTGGCGCGCTTCTTCTTCGTTGAAATCGATGCCGAAGAACGAAGCCGGAATATTGATGCCTATTAAAATGGCATACATCAAAACGATGTTGACGAGCAGCGAACCGTTCATAGTGCCTCCTTTACGAAGCGATGTCCCATTGTAGGCCGCCCGATAACCAAGCGGCGGATGCCTGACCACATTATGCCGTACGCATCTCGACAAGCGCGCCGCACCTCGTGCCTGGTCAAGACACAATGGGGAGCCGTGACTTCCGGCGCCAACGGCGCTTCGCGAGGCAGATACGAACCGTGGAGGGAGGCGCCTTTCAGGCGCGCCGCCGGCAAGATAGTTCGCGCTACGTGGCGGCACAAATCGACAGCCAGCCGTCCAACACGGCCTCACGCGGTACGACCTTCAGGACCTCGCACCCACGACGCCGGCGACTGCCGCGTCTTCGGCCCTGGCCGCGTCCTGCCGGATCGGCCAGACGCCGGCCAGCACAAACCACAGCGACACGCCGAGGTGAGCGATCGGAAAAAGAACGCCGGCCCAGTCGACCTCGATGATAAACACCAGCCACATGACACTGCCATAGGCGACGGCGGCGATCATGCCCAGCCACCCTATCCACGGCGACCCGAGCAACCGTTCGCGCTGCCCCACGCCGATGAGGCCGATCAAGGCAGCCGCAAAGGGCGTGAAGGCGAGGGTGGAAAGCCACAGGTGGGTGGTCAGCACCGGCGTCGACATGCCCCCGTGAAACGCTGTGCCCGACACCGCGTCGGCGTCGACGTACGCCATGGTGTGCAGTCCCATCTCGATGACCTGAAACACGGCCAGCACGAGCGTCGCACGGAGCCACCGGTCCATCGCCGGCGGGACGGAGACGGCGCGGCGATACGCCACCAATCCCGCAACCAGCATCAGGAAGCCGACAAATACCGCCGCATGTGCGGGAATCCAGGCGGGATTGACCAGCATCTCCGCCATCGTCATGCCCCGGGGATGACTGAACGAGCCTGCGAAGTACAGCAGACCTCCGGATACGAACAGCCCGCGCCACAGGCGGGATGGGTCACGTCTCATGGAATCACCTTGCTTCGGATGGAGTGTTGTGTTTGCCAGCCGCAAGATCGGCGATTCGAAAACCCGACGATTGTATGAAACGGACCAGGCTACCGGGTCTTCACGGATAAAAAACGTGACCCGGCGCGAGGCCGGCTTCACGTCGATATTGCCCCGGCGACATCCCGGTCGTCTCCTTGAAGTCCCGGCAGAAGTGCGCCTGATCGAAATAAAGCGCCTCGAGCGCGATTTCCGTCAGTGAAAGCGGGGAGTTCATGAGGTGAAGCGCTTTGTTGAACCGGCTCAGCCGCAGGTATTGGGCCGGCCCTACCCCCACATGGTGCTGGAACAGGCGTCGAAGATGACGGGGCGACACAGCGGACGCCTGCAACACCGCATCGATGCATCGCCCGTCCGGAAACGCATCGAGCAGCCGGCACGCCCCGTGGACGAGATCGGCCTGCGCGGGTGGCGACAGACGCGACGCGAGCCAGTCGAGCACGAGGCGGCACTGTCGGCTGAAGCGGAGGTCCTCCCCGAGCCACCCCCAAACACGGTCCAGATCGGGGGAGACGAGCGCGCCGTCCACCACGCGGTCGGTGATCTCGCAGAGCGGCAACGGCAGCACGGCCCGGCACGTGGCGGCCTTCAGACTGATGCCGAAGATGGCGATCGATCCCTGAGGTTTCGATAACAATGCGCCTGTCTGCAAACCCGCCACGAGAGACCTGGTCCACATCAGAACGGCCGCCGGCCTGGCGACGACCTCGACGCGCACGGGATCGCCCAGATTAAAAAGGAGGTCCACGTTGCATTTCGGCAGGACGAGCTCCCTGGCGTGGGCGCTGCGCGCGAAGAACAAGGATTGTACAAACGGATGGAGCGGATGCGCAGTGGGCGGTATGTAGCGTTCGAGATGCACCGTGCTTCGTTCGTCATATGCCGGCGTGCGATACGGTTTCGTACAGGTCAACGCGGTTTATACACATCCGGACGCAGGATTTCCATGTAGGTCTGCGGATGGCCGAGCGCGGTGAAACCTAACGGCGCGTACACGCCGTGCGCATCCTTCGTGGCAAGCATAAAACGACGCAAGCCCTGAAGGTCGGGGTGCGAGAGGATGAACGCCATGAGCGTCTTGGAAAGCCCCTTCCCCCGGTGCGCTTCGAGGATAAAGACGTCGGCGAGATACGCGAACGTCGCCTTGTCCGTCACCACGCGGGCGAAGCCTACCTGGTCGGCGCCGGCGTAGACGCCGAAGCACAGCGATTCCCGGATGGCGCGCTCGACCACCGCACGGGGGATGCCGGGAGACCAGTAGCTGTCCTTCAGGAATCCATGGATGAGGTCCAGATCCAGACGCGTTTTGTCGTCCGACACGTCGTAGCCGTTCACAGGCGCAGGGCGGGTCATGGGGATGTCTACAGGTGAGTCCGGCCGACGCCTAAAGCCTGGTTGAGCGGCACAAAAGCGAGGCGACGCCGGCGCCTGGGCATCGCTTCATGCGTCCTTGTTCTTTTCATCCCAGAGCATCGGCTCCCACAGCTCCACTTTGTTGCCATCGGGGTCCATGATCCAGGCGAACTTCCCGTTTTCGTGGGATTCAGGGCCGCCTACGACATCGACGCCGTCGGCGCGGAGCTGCGCGATGAGCGCATCGAGATCGTCCACCCGATAGTTGATCATGAATGCGGATTCGCTGGGGCTGAACCACTTGCTCTCTTTTTTAGCGACGGTCCACACCGTGAGCCCCTTGTCCTCGGCGGTGTCGTCCGGCCAGCGGAGCACCGCCCCGCCCCAGCTCTCGACCGGCATGCCCAGGTGTTTCTGATACCACGCGGCGAGCGCCGCGCTGTCGTTGTTGCTCTTGATAAAGACGCCGCCGATTCCGGTTACTCGTGCCATCTTTTTTATCCTGATGTGTGATGTCGCTCCCTGCGACGGGCCCTGTACAACACCCCAATGTAGCGCCGGGACGCCTTGCGCCGCAACCGGATCAGGGCAGGTACGGGCCCGAGGGGGCATGAAGCCCACAACGCGTTCGTCGGATTCCCAGACCCACGTCTCCGCTATTCACGTGGGTCTCCAGGAACGTCCCTGTGGGAAAAAACGGCACGGTTTACCGGGCCTCATCCAGCGGGACACGCGCCACGGCGTCTCGGGCCGGCTTGGCCTGTCGGTTTCGATCGTACAGCAGCGGGTAATTGGTGCGGCGCGGAATCGGGTAGCCGTTTTTCCAGGACATGCCGTCGTGCACGCCCCAGAACGTCACCCGGTCGATCTTGTCGCGCTTCTGGTAAAAAAGCCTGAACAACTCCGCGTACCGCGCCGTCAGCGTCTGTTGCACCGCTTCAGGGAGGCCATCGGGGTACGGATCGAGGTACTTCTCGAATTCCTCGCGCTGAAACTGCGGGTGACTCATCGCATTGCCAATGATCTGGCCCTCCCGGGTGAGCGGCAGCACATCCACGTCCAACTCCGTGATCATCACCTTCACCCCCAAGGCCGCGAAGGAATCGATGGCGGCCTCAACAAGGTTGATTTCGGGATAATTGAGTCCCCAGTGTCCCTGCATGCCCACGCCGTCGATCCGAATCCCCTCGGCCTGCAGCATACGGACCAGTCGCACGATGCCGTCTCTTTTTGCGGGTATCCAGGCGTTAAAATCGTTGTAGTAAAGCTCGGTCTCCGGCGCGTAGATGCTGGCGAAGCGGAAGGCCAGCTTCACCAGATCGTCGCCGTTTCCGATGCCGTTTACCCAGCTCGTGGGGCGGTAGGACCCGTCGTCATCGATGACTTCATTGACCACGTCCCAGGCGTCGATACGCCCGGCATATCGGCCGGCCACGGTTTCGATGTGGTGGCGCATGCGTTCGATCTGCGCCTCGGGCGTGTTCGGTTCGCCGCGTTCATCCTGGAAGAACCAGTCCGGCGTTTGATTATGCCAGACCAGCGTATGCCCGACGATAAACAAGCCATGTTTTTCCCCGAAGGCCACAAACGCATCCGCCGGCTCGAAGCGGTACACGCCCGGTTGCGGGTTGATCGGCCCGGCCTTCAGCACATTTTCGGAGGTGATCGTATTAAACTCCCGCAGCACGATGTCTCGCGCCAGGCTATCGGCGCCGGCGACGATGGCGCCATTCACCGAGCTGCCCATCCGGAAGGCGCCGGCGTAGGCTTCTTTCAGGGAAGTTGGGGCCTGCCCCATGGCCGGGACCATGAAGCTCCCCACGAGGAGCGCGGCTAAAAGGATCGGAGCCACTTGTAGCCTTTTCATGGATGTCGTGTTTGTGGCTAATTTGCATGGCCCAATCAATGTATGTCGCCTCGGCGCCTGCGTCAACACGCCTCGGATGTCATTGCCATCTCATTGATTTTGACGTTTCGATATCCTCCACGTGATGCTAGTCCGCGCTGCGAAGGCACGGGATCAAACGTCACGGGTTACGGCTCCACGTGGTTTCGAACGTCCCGTCGTCCACCGTCAATTCCTCTCCCACGGCTATGTCGCGCGCCGCGCGATCCACGCCGTGCCCACCCTCCGTGAGGTCCTGCACCAGATTCGGCTCCGACGCGTGATTGAGAAACCTCGCCTCGTCGCAGCAAAGGACGTAGTTGTTCAGGCGCGCGTCGATGGCCTCCGGTTCTACCTCCAGGTCGAAGCCCGGGGTGAATCGCCAGACGGCCGTACCCGGGCAATAGGCTCCGCGGCGAAGACCCCGAAGCCGTGGATGGTACTTGGACCTATGGAAACGCGAACGAGAAACATGGATAACGAACGCTAGGCCGACCGTAAAATCTTTTCCATTTTGCGTCCTTTGGCCAGTTCGTCCACCAGCTTGTCGAGGTATCTAACCTGTTGGGTCAACGGGGTGGTTATCTCTTCAACGCGATAGCCACAGATGGACCCGGTGATCAGGCTCGCATTCGGGTTGAGCGTGGCTTCAGCGAAGAACTGCTCGAAGGTCGCGCCATGTTGAATCAGGCGCTGCAGGTCATCCACCGAGAATCCAGTCAGCCATGTGATGACCTGGTGAAGTTCATCCACGGTCCGCCCCTTTTTCTCGACCTTTACAACGTAGTGTGGATACACCGATGCGAAGGTCATCCTGGCGATACGCTCGTCGTGATGTGCGGTGGGGTTCATGGGGATTCCGTTTCGTTGGCCGCCTCAAGCTGGTCGTTAAACATCAGGAAAGGGGTCACTTTGTTCATCGGCTGGTGTCCTCTTCAGGGGTTATGGCCTGACGAACTCCGTTCCGTCGTGGCCAAGATAACAGGATGTGCCTCCCCGGCACAACGACGTTCCTATGAAAAGCCGCTTGTACGAGGATATAGAACGGCTCCCCGTGATGAGGTGCGATTCGACCGCATCAAGCTGCCGTGAACAAAGCGACCTCGATGCGCCGGCAAGGCATCATTTCTCCTCAGCCCTGGCGTCGAACAGCATCCGCTTTTCGTCCATCCACCGGGCCATGCCACCCTCGGAGTGCATGAGGTCTCGCATCGCGCTCATGGCATCCAGGTGGGGCTTGTCGCCCTGTTGGGCCATTTCTTTGCCATGTTTCTGGCTCATCCGGGCGATTTCCTCGAAGGTGCCGGCGTGAAACGCAAGGTCGCAGGCTCCTCCAAGGTCTTTGCAAGTCATCGTTTTCATGGGTGTGACTCTGTTTTGTGGTCGATGCTGCGAAGTCAGCCCCGTTCCGATCGCGGCCTCCAGACCATGTTCATGTACAATCTCCCCCCTTCAAGCTCCTCGAGCATCTGGTCAAGGCGTTTCATCCGGGTTGCCTCCTGCTTCGCCCCGATGATCCAGCCCAGGTAGTCATTCCGTTGATAGGGCGGGCGCGCGTTATGCGCCTCCGTGAGTCCTCGTTCGTCGAGTGCGCTGCGGACAAACGCCGGCATCGGGTTTGGGGCTCTGGTCAGGCGCTTGGGTTTGGCGTAGGCATAAGATAGATGATCAGGGGAAGAGAATGCCCTGATTCAGAGGCTATGATGCACGATTGGGAAGATCAATCCACTTGGGCTCGTAGGTCAGGTTGACGGAAGCCAGCCCATCCAGTAGCGACACCGGGTTGTCGCTGACAAGGAAAAATGAGTTTCCAGAGACGCATCACCTTTTCGTGCACGGTAGCTCAACGACACGGACCACCGGGCGCTCGAAGTGCCGGCTTGTTTTGCGTGTCCGAGCAGCATTCCGACCTACACTTTCTCGACAAAGTAATAATGGTTCTCGCCCTCGTCCAGGGCGTCGGCGACCCACTTCAGGCCCGCATCGCGCAGCAATCGCTCATACGTATGCTCGCCGAGGGATTGAGACCGGAGCCCGGTCATGGCATCCAACCAATGCACAGACTGCCGGGGGGCGGTGAAGAGAAAGCGCCCCTGTGGCTCGAGCACGCGCGCCACCTTTTTGATGACAAGCGCTTGCGCTGCCGGCTCAAGTAAGAACATCAGACCCCAGGCAAGAACGCCGCTAAAAGTCCGGTTGAAGAACTCCGAGGCCTCGACGGTACTTCGCTCGATCGGCACACCTGGAAACCGCTCGCGGAACGCGGCAACCATGGTTGGTGACGCGTCGACGGCGTACGTCGTGAGGCCGGCCTCCTGAAGGATCCGCGTGCTCGGCTCACCGGGGCCCGAGCCAAGGTCGAGCACCGTCGCGCCAGGCGGAAATGCGTCTGCCCAGGCCTTCACGACCGCGGCACCGATAGAGTCGCCAGCGCGTGGACGGATACCTCGTCCGGCAATGTAGATGGCCGCGACCGCCTCATAGCCGTTGGAGTCGTCTTCGGTTGCTGTACCCATTTCACGTCGAAAATCATTCGGTTCCGAATTCATCACTACCCTTTCAACATAACGGATTTACCCGCACTGGATCAAGCGAGCCGGCACCCCCAGTGGCGATGACGGGAAGCCCGTCGCAGCCGGCGTGGTAATCACCGAGCCGCGGGAATGTGTCCGACTGAACGCCCGGCTACGCATGTATTGCTCGACGATTTCTGAGTAGCCCGATGACCTGTCGCCGGACAACCACTGCCATTCTTCTTTGAACCTGATTTTGCCGTCACTCATTAACTCGTGTTACGCAAGGCATCGTGTCCATCGTGGATGCAAGATGAAGGATGCAGGATTTCGTCCAAAAAGCCTGTTGCCCGGTACAAAATCCTGCATCCTGCATCCTGCATCAGATTACCAGGCACACGGCTGCGTAAGATCAGTCATTCATTCCGGTGCTGACAGACAGGTGCCCGCCATGAGCTCACCGCGCCGATTTTCGTGATGATAATGGATCTAGTTCGCACTGTAGTCTGCGGGATATTAGATAATCCTTGCCTGCCCAATGCTTGAGTGCGTAGCCTGGCGGTGGTTTACTAAAAACGACGGCCCGTTTAGAAGCGGCCCGTCTGCTCTGGCAGCGCCCAGATGGGCCCTGTCAATCCATGTCGGTTGAACATCTCAGCTGCCTCGGCGACCGTCCACTTGACCCAATTTGGATCCGCATGGCGCGAGTACCACTCGGATGCAAACGACCATATCTGCTCGATGGGCCGGACATCGCCGACGGGAACACCTCGCTCCGCGCACCACTCCACAACCTGTGCTGTGTTTTGAAAAAGAAGCATCACGGAGCAGGTATAGACCACATTGTCCCACGCCTTATGCATCGGAATCGGGAAGTGCACGACAAAGTCTTTGTCCATCACAGCGCCATCCCGAATCCGAACGCGGACCATCTCGTCGATTCCACCGATCCGGGTCTCGATATCCACATCGCCCCCCCGCCAGACGAGCCACGCCCAACGAGCACCACGCACAATTGCCCCACC carries:
- a CDS encoding PadR family transcriptional regulator; the encoded protein is MLPKPLVAASVRPIILTLLADQAMYGYEIIQRVRTISDGQIQWTPGKLYPLLHGLENQGLIEAFWRPSEEGPDRKYYRLTERGALALAGEKQSWLDLNAILVRLWGPDVHLQPAR
- a CDS encoding YciI family protein; the protein is MPQYLIASYLPDDFDPSTLTEEMVETIYAVNRELIAAGARKFACGLTPASETKTLRPQPDGKITVTDGPYIETKEHIGGLLILEAAHLEEALDWARKGMVWGAVVEVREIQFHPDPNAASE
- a CDS encoding RNA polymerase sigma factor, which codes for MPEPLNKTIETLYRAESGRVLATLVRLLGDLDLAEEAMQEAFAAALEAWPRTGVPANPRPWLISTARFKAIDGLRRRARRDRTPLEMTPDTDAAFEEADPDLAASDDAIEDDRLRLIFTCCHPVLPQEAQVALTLREVCGLTTPEIARAFLVAPATLAQRIVRAKAVIREKRIPYQVPAPQDVPERLASVLQVVYLIFNEGYSADATRAELSREAIRLGRLVIDLLPLQAIDEPEATGLLGLMLLQESRRAARAAPDGSLILLEAQDRSMWDRALIAEGIALTRQALGSGRFGAYTLQAAIAAVHAESASTAETDWREITRLYDRLLEMHPSPVVELNRAVALAECEGPEAGLAEIDALLARGLLTAYPLAHAARADLLRRLGLSAEAKASYESALALTQQEPERHFLAERIRQLA
- a CDS encoding sulfatase-like hydrolase/transferase, with the translated sequence MILLLRDDHGWEETGYNGHPVVRTPVLDAMAAEGLRFDHFYAAHPTCSPTRGSILTGRHPNRYGTFTPNYSIRPEEITLADLLGEAGYLRGHFGKWHVGPVDAASPTNPGAMGFDEWLSHDNFFELDPPLSDNGGPPRVYPGESSAVLIDRTLRFIDEAREQDRPFLAFVWFASPHEPYSGLPEDLALYDDLPARYAGRDSITLTSNETGRPVRRALGDALRERYAEITAMDRAIGRLRDYLRDQDLRDNTIVWYVGDNGTPPGESVDTPLRGAKGDVYEGGTRVPAVVEWPARIATPCATRVPAVTSDFLPTLAAIAGVSVPSGRPLDGRDLGPVLDGTLDTRPEPIFFWQYDTRQLAGRDLQPWIDPDLQRGTTPLVKLMNGIATRNFTNYRFPEITAGDRRGPRAMVDNRYKLVVRDGPDSAPVLELFDIEADPAETVDLAGREPAVAATMQAALEAWQASVLESLSGADYGMGNAGR
- a CDS encoding phage tail protein, which codes for MDQNRPLDASGSSFLRPFYFEIRCEEDVMWFQEVSGIDAGSVPLDEPSSERPNFSLHNPPPLSAQPKLTLKRGILRRTKFWDWVEMMHQGNLSGAIETRTMTLSLQDEEGLPAAVWTVHQAFPVRYTAAPLANASRDEFAVESIEFVYQSIVLQTR
- a CDS encoding tryptophan-rich sensory protein, encoding MNGSLLVNIVLMYAILIGINIPASFFGIDFNEEEARQRLWFEPPGYVIPLAWFVLFTLLGTARYLLLKAHPGTGADWLILILAVVCASYAYYTIGLARLTGVSALWFGLIGNLVVIGLALVAAYGVGALNARAGLLILPVALWTTYATAIVLGEMRVQGLV
- a CDS encoding helix-turn-helix transcriptional regulator, with translation MHLERYIPPTAHPLHPFVQSLFFARSAHARELVLPKCNVDLLFNLGDPVRVEVVARPAAVLMWTRSLVAGLQTGALLSKPQGSIAIFGISLKAATCRAVLPLPLCEITDRVVDGALVSPDLDRVWGWLGEDLRFSRQCRLVLDWLASRLSPPAQADLVHGACRLLDAFPDGRCIDAVLQASAVSPRHLRRLFQHHVGVGPAQYLRLSRFNKALHLMNSPLSLTEIALEALYFDQAHFCRDFKETTGMSPGQYRREAGLAPGHVFYP
- a CDS encoding GNAT family N-acetyltransferase, translated to MTRPAPVNGYDVSDDKTRLDLDLIHGFLKDSYWSPGIPRAVVERAIRESLCFGVYAGADQVGFARVVTDKATFAYLADVFILEAHRGKGLSKTLMAFILSHPDLQGLRRFMLATKDAHGVYAPLGFTALGHPQTYMEILRPDVYKPR
- a CDS encoding VOC family protein translates to MARVTGIGGVFIKSNNDSAALAAWYQKHLGMPVESWGGAVLRWPDDTAEDKGLTVWTVAKKESKWFSPSESAFMINYRVDDLDALIAQLRADGVDVVGGPESHENGKFAWIMDPDGNKVELWEPMLWDEKNKDA
- a CDS encoding endo-1,4-beta-xylanase; protein product: MKRLQVAPILLAALLVGSFMVPAMGQAPTSLKEAYAGAFRMGSSVNGAIVAGADSLARDIVLREFNTITSENVLKAGPINPQPGVYRFEPADAFVAFGEKHGLFIVGHTLVWHNQTPDWFFQDERGEPNTPEAQIERMRHHIETVAGRYAGRIDAWDVVNEVIDDDGSYRPTSWVNGIGNGDDLVKLAFRFASIYAPETELYYNDFNAWIPAKRDGIVRLVRMLQAEGIRIDGVGMQGHWGLNYPEINLVEAAIDSFAALGVKVMITELDVDVLPLTREGQIIGNAMSHPQFQREEFEKYLDPYPDGLPEAVQQTLTARYAELFRLFYQKRDKIDRVTFWGVHDGMSWKNGYPIPRRTNYPLLYDRNRQAKPARDAVARVPLDEAR
- a CDS encoding SET domain-containing protein, which gives rise to MPRQAGGRTGQRTQNGKDFTVGLAFVIHVSRSRFHRSKYHPRLRGLRRGAYCPGTAVWRFTPGFDLEVEPEAIDARLNNYVLCCDEARFLNHASEPNLVQDLTEGGHGVDRAARDIAVGEELTVDDGTFETTWSRNP
- a CDS encoding DUF2200 domain-containing protein: MNPTAHHDERIARMTFASVYPHYVVKVEKKGRTVDELHQVITWLTGFSVDDLQRLIQHGATFEQFFAEATLNPNASLITGSICGYRVEEITTPLTQQVRYLDKLVDELAKGRKMEKILRSA